The DNA window GACTGCCAGCCCGGAACATATCTCTGCCCAATTGCTCGCATGGTATGGCAAACATGCACGCCAATTGCCGTGGCGCGTGCAGCCGGGGCAGCCGGCACCCGACCCTTACTCTGTTTGGTTGTCCGAAGTGATGCTGCAGCAGACTACGGTCGCGGCAGTGAAGCCCTATTTCGCAAAATTTATCGAGCGCTGGCCTGATGTTTACGCATTAGCAGCCGCACCCGAAGAAGATGTCATGGCAGCTTGGGCTGGGTTAGGGTATTATTCGCGGGCGCGCAATTTGGTCAAATGCGCAAGCGAGGTCGCGGCAATGGGCGGCTTTCCCGAGACCGAGGACGAATTGCGCAAACTGCCGGGGCTTGGCGCTTATACGGCTGCCGCGATTGCAGCGATTGCATTCGGCCAGCGCGCTGTAGTGGTCGATGCAAATGTCGAGCGGGTCATCTCGCGCCTGTTCACGATTTCAGAGCCATTGCCGGGCAGCCGGAAAATTATACGGGTGCGTGCGGACCAAATTACGCCGGAAAAGCAATCGGGCGATTTTGCGCAAGCGGTGATGGATTTGGGCTCCAGCATTTGCACATCGCGCGATGCCAAATGCTTGCTTTGCCCCGTAGCGGAAGCCTGTCAGGCGCGGCAAGGGGGTGATCCGCTGACGTATCCGGTGAAGGCCCCAAAGAAAGACAAGCCTATCAGACGAGGCACCGCCTATTGGATCGAAAGTGACGGCCATATTTGGCTCGAAACTCGCCAAGGCACTGGAATGCTAGGTGGGATGCGCGGCCTGCCCGATGATGGTTGGAGCGCCGCGGAGGACGGCAAAATGCCGCCACCGATTTCCGTCAATTGGGCTGAAGCAGGGGTAATCCGCCACACTTTCACTCACGCCCATCTGGAACTGAGCGTGCGCGTCTATCGCGGCGCGACGGCAATCCAGTCCGAATTTGGCCAATGGTGGCCCCTGGACCGCTTGGACGATGCTGGTCTGCCGACCCTATTTGCAAAGGCCGTGCGTTTGGTCCTCGCCCAAAAGTAAACGCAGCTTAAATAATTCCGCCACCAAGCCAAAGGCGCAGCATCGCAATAATCAGCACGATAAGACAGAAATTCCGTCCGCCATTGCTCGAGGACAGAGCGCCGATACCAGCGCCGAGAACGGCGATGGGTAGAACAACCCAATTGCCCCACCCTAGCAAGGGAATTGCAGAAGGTATGGCCAGAACAAGAGCGACGATACCAATGATAATAGAGATGATATTGAACATGTGTCTTACATATGTAGCACACCTAGAATTTGCAAGTCTTTGAGTGTTCAAATCTCACAGCAATTGACCGGTCAGCCACAATCCCCCAAACGGTTTTCAAACAAAATTGCAAAAGAGGACCTGTGCATGGCTTTCCGGACTTTCGAAGATGCAGCTTTTTCCCGCCGTTCGCTGCTTCGCGGCGGAGCGTGGCTTGGTGCGGGTGCGGCACTTTCAGCAATGCCGATGGGCCGGATGGCTTTCGCACATGCAGGCCATTGGCCAGCTGTTGTAGGTCTGGTCGATAAATACACCACAACCAACAAGCTCGCCAATATGGTGGCAGTGATGGGTTGGGGGCAGAAAGATCCCGATGTTATCGCGCAAGGCACCTTGGAATTGGGTAAGGTGCCGGTTGCCGATATTGACAGCCTTTATCGCATTTATTCGATGACCAAGCCGATCACTGGCATGGCCGCAATGATGTTGATCGGTGACGGTAAATTGGGTTTGGACCAGCCTCTTGCCGAAATTCTACCAGCCTTTGCCAATATGCAGGTGCAGAAAGAATATGACGGCAGCATTGGCGAAGAAAATCTTGAACCCGCCGAGAGCTTGATCACAATTCGTCATTTGCTCACGCATACTGCGGGTCTCGGTTATGGAATTATCCAGAAGGGCGCGATCAAGGACGAATACGAAGACCGCGGATTGATTCCAGGCCAAGTCAGCCGGATGCCAATCCCTGGCCTTGGCCGCGGAAAGCCAGTTAGTAGCTTGGAAGCTTTTGCAGATGGGCTGGCGGAAATGCCGCTCGTCTATCAGCCGGGCACGATGTGGAGTTATTCGGTCAGCCTCGATCTGCTCGGGCGGGTTATTGAAGTTGTCTCTGGCATGCCGTTCGATGAATTTCTGACCGAGCGCATTTTTAAACCTGCCGGTATGGACAGCACATGGTTCACTGTGCCCGACAGTGAAAAGAGCCGGTTGACGACCAATTACGGCGTGCTGAATGGCATGTCCTTACCAATCGATCCTGGTGCAAGTTCGATCTATCTCGACAACCCTGCATTTCCCTTTGGCGGCGCAGGATTGGTCTGCAGTCCGCGCGATTATGACCGCTTCCAGCGGATGTTGCTGAATTACGGCAAGATTGATGGCAAACGCGTGATGAGCGAGTTGGTCGTTCGCGTCGGTACGTCCAACCTGCTTCCGTCAACGATCGACACCACCGGCACGTTTGCCGATGGTGCGGGTTTTGGCGCTGGCGGCCGCGTTGGCCTGGGCGATCAAGCGGGCACATTCGGTTGGGGCGGGGCGGCCGGAACGGTTGCGCTGGTCAATATGAAACTAGGGCTGCGCGCGTCCGTTTTCACTCAGTATATGCCGTCCGATGCTTATCCGATCCACAGCGAATTTCCTGCGGCGGTTCTGTCTGACCTTGCAGCGATGCAAGGCGCTTAAGGTCTGTGAATACAAAACCACTTGCGTTCACCGGATCGAGGCTTGACCGGGCTGACAATATTCGCGCTGATGCTGATGCGTTAGCGGCGCTGACCAATTGGCGTGCGCGTCTCTTGCTACTCGACGGTTTAATGCCGCGAATGGACGATCACGGCGCGCTCGCTTGGGGAACGCTGGCCGATGCGGTGGACGATGCCGAATTGGTGTTCCTCGGCCTTGATGAAGGGAAGGCGTGTTTTGCGGCTGTACCGCAGCATGGCGATGCACGGCCGCGAATGGCTAATCCTGCCTTATGGGCAGCAATGCAGGCACTTTCGCCAGATGATCTGGCGATTTACGGCGGCGCGCGAAGCGTTACCGACTGGCACGCACGACACCGTTTCTGTGCAGCATGCGGCGGGCCGACCAAATTGGCAAAAGGCGGTTGGCAGCGGACCTGCAGCAGCTGCAACACTGAACATTTTCCGCGCACCGATCCGGTTACGATAATGCTGGTCGAACATGATGGAAAATTGCTGCTGGGGCGTGGTTTGGGGTGGCCTGACCGGGCCTATTCAGCCTTGGCCGGATTTGTAGAGCCGGGCGAAAGTATTGAAGAAGCCGTCGCGCGTGAGGTACTGGAAGAATCAGGCATCACCGTCAGCGACGTGAGCTACATTGCGAGCCAGCCTTGGCCATTTCCATCGCAATTGATGATAGGCTGCCACGCTACCGCAACCAGCGAAGATATCACCATCGACACCACCGAGCTTGCCGATGTCCGCTGGTTCACCCGCGCCGAGGTGCAGGCGGCGATGGACGGCGATGTGGATGCTCCAATGAATACCCCGCCGCCGCACGCAATTGCCAATTATTTGCTCAAATGGTGGCTTGAAAGAGTTTGAAATGACCACAGCACAACCGCGCAAAATGACCATCGATATCTACTCCGATGTAATGTGCCCGTGGTGCATCATCGGTTACGGCCAGTTGCAAAAAGGCCTAGCCCAATTGGAGGGCGAGATCGACG is part of the Pontixanthobacter gangjinensis genome and encodes:
- a CDS encoding serine hydrolase domain-containing protein — its product is MAFRTFEDAAFSRRSLLRGGAWLGAGAALSAMPMGRMAFAHAGHWPAVVGLVDKYTTTNKLANMVAVMGWGQKDPDVIAQGTLELGKVPVADIDSLYRIYSMTKPITGMAAMMLIGDGKLGLDQPLAEILPAFANMQVQKEYDGSIGEENLEPAESLITIRHLLTHTAGLGYGIIQKGAIKDEYEDRGLIPGQVSRMPIPGLGRGKPVSSLEAFADGLAEMPLVYQPGTMWSYSVSLDLLGRVIEVVSGMPFDEFLTERIFKPAGMDSTWFTVPDSEKSRLTTNYGVLNGMSLPIDPGASSIYLDNPAFPFGGAGLVCSPRDYDRFQRMLLNYGKIDGKRVMSELVVRVGTSNLLPSTIDTTGTFADGAGFGAGGRVGLGDQAGTFGWGGAAGTVALVNMKLGLRASVFTQYMPSDAYPIHSEFPAAVLSDLAAMQGA
- the nudC gene encoding NAD(+) diphosphatase; this translates as MNTKPLAFTGSRLDRADNIRADADALAALTNWRARLLLLDGLMPRMDDHGALAWGTLADAVDDAELVFLGLDEGKACFAAVPQHGDARPRMANPALWAAMQALSPDDLAIYGGARSVTDWHARHRFCAACGGPTKLAKGGWQRTCSSCNTEHFPRTDPVTIMLVEHDGKLLLGRGLGWPDRAYSALAGFVEPGESIEEAVAREVLEESGITVSDVSYIASQPWPFPSQLMIGCHATATSEDITIDTTELADVRWFTRAEVQAAMDGDVDAPMNTPPPHAIANYLLKWWLERV
- a CDS encoding A/G-specific adenine glycosylase: MTASPEHISAQLLAWYGKHARQLPWRVQPGQPAPDPYSVWLSEVMLQQTTVAAVKPYFAKFIERWPDVYALAAAPEEDVMAAWAGLGYYSRARNLVKCASEVAAMGGFPETEDELRKLPGLGAYTAAAIAAIAFGQRAVVVDANVERVISRLFTISEPLPGSRKIIRVRADQITPEKQSGDFAQAVMDLGSSICTSRDAKCLLCPVAEACQARQGGDPLTYPVKAPKKDKPIRRGTAYWIESDGHIWLETRQGTGMLGGMRGLPDDGWSAAEDGKMPPPISVNWAEAGVIRHTFTHAHLELSVRVYRGATAIQSEFGQWWPLDRLDDAGLPTLFAKAVRLVLAQK